Within the Trachemys scripta elegans isolate TJP31775 chromosome 4, CAS_Tse_1.0, whole genome shotgun sequence genome, the region TGTGCAGGAAAAACTAGGCATGCCCAAAATAGGCATTTCTAGATTACGAGTATAGATGGGTATTCAGAGCAGCCTTTCCTGTCACTATTCCTCTAAAATGCTCTTCCCATGCTTTCCCAACCATGAAGTGCAAGTTTTTCATACTCTTGAGCCAcctaaaaaattgatttttcataACACCAGGTCAATTAGAATGAACTTCCCACAATTCAAAACACACCTGACATAACCTTTTTTGGGTCTGGGGTCACTAAACACAGTTCTTTCGTTCAGGGATATGACCTGATGACACTTAAATCAGACTTTGTACACACCAAAGCCATCCAGAATAGATTTCTTATGTTCCATCACAAGCTAGAACAAGGTTTTGCTGGCCCAAAACCCAACCAAATTATGCTTTCTATGACTAAGAACAATCCAGAATTCATACTTAACATCCCCAAAATACCAAGAACAAGGTTGTTGTGACTTGGACATTCCTATAACAACTTTTCCATGCAGTTGTGCTGCCTAAAATGACTTTTCATGACATGGAAACAAATGAAATGGACTCTCTTCAACGCAAAAAAAGAAGATAGGAGATTTTTCTTCAAACCGAAAGAAAGAGCTGTGCTTTCCATCAGTGGGTTTTATGTTAGAACCATTCTGAGAAGGCTTTGCTAAACACTGAAAAGCCTAGACATTGTGCTCCCTAGCAAAAAAAACATAACAATTTGTTTCATACCAGTTTGGGGACCCACACTGAGGTTTCCATTAATCAATGTGATTTCAAGAAACAGCATGATTgtaaggaaggaaaaaataaaagtctCTGAAGTCATGCATTAAATCAGCTGTTCCCTTAGCAAAGCACACTCCTTAAGAACCTGCTTTCCTGCCTTGGCACCAAGTGTTACTATAAAAATCATATATTTATTCCTGAACATGAGGAGCAATTTAGAAAATTAAGTAGCGAACTCCATTTGAAATCCCACTTTGCATTGGTGTACCTCAATGACTTCTACTGAAATTGCTCTAGATTTTACACCATTgcaagagaatcaggcccaaaatctcaaaatatttcattttgtgttaTTTGTAGCTGGAGCATATGTCTGTTGTGGCATGGTCTGAACTACAGTACtagggccaaatttatccctggtgcaactccatGCACTTCAGTACACTTATACCAGAGATGCATTTCTCGTCCATAATTTAAGAATCAGAGTATGCCCAAATGGTGACAATATTTTATTCTGGTAGTTGTCAGCATCAAATAACATTAAGAAAGttttgacagcagcagcagtagtaatAAATGGGAACTGTAGGTGCTTAAATAGGGATTTCTCTTGCACAAAGTTGCAACCTAAGTTGTATTTTATTGAGACTTTCCATTTTATTGAAAGGATTTATGACCTACAGATTTTAGCCTTTTCATGGACTGAAGGTGTGTTTGGGGTGAGGCCTTTTCAGACTGAGTCATAACAGATTGGACTAATGAGCAGTGGGCCGATCAAATCCAAAAGTCCATGTAAAgatatttgtttcctttctgGAAACGCAGGGTCCTTTTGTATGTTTCAGAATGGTCTGCCAAACTAATAGCAATACCTAATTTTGAGCTACAGTTATTCTCATATATATTGACAACCCCTGACCTAACAGTTACATGTACACAGGCTCATATACATCTTCAGGAGGCACAGCAGTTTCATCTGACATCATAATGTTCTTCTGTTTACTACTGCAAGTCCCCAAGAGTAATGCAACATATACCTTTCCCTCTGAAACAAAGAGCTTTATTCCTTATTTTTACAGTACTCTCAGTCTGAAGATTCAAAATTCCATGGTCTCTCATCCAGCCTAAATTTCCCATTTTCCCTATCAGCCGAACCATCATGCAAATCTGCACTCCTTATTTTCCACTAATTTGTCTTTAGCTTGTACTTTCCTTATTTTCACTACCTTTTTACTGACTCAAATGAGATCACCTGGGACCTGGCTTATGTAGTTGCTATAAATCCAGTATACACAGGAATCCATATGTTCTTAAGCTGTTACTGACACCTGTTAAGAAAGCACTTTCTTTTGGTTGATTTTTGTGGTATATATAGTAATGCCCATTCTTATTACTAACATTTCCTCTTtataggcttttttttaaaatttgtttatatAGAATAGCAAGAATGAAATACAGTATCTTACTTATAGTGAATTTCTACGAATAAAAATTATTTGGGTATTACACTTTAAAACTTAGCTGTTGTTTGTAATGTCAGCACACTAAATAGGACCTCTGCTTAATGCCGCTTCAAAAAGTTGGTGAAATCTGTTCAGGATTTTATGCTAGGAATCTAATGCTTATCTGTGGTCTTTCAATCAGGGCCGGGCAGAATGCAGTGTTTTCTGCTGTACCCTCGATAATATTAACATATTTTTTAATAAGCAATTCTACTTAGTGATGTTTGCATTAGAGGATAAGTAGGGGATCTTCTTGGCTGATATGACCCACACAATAACCATGAGGGCAAAAATTGACCAACCAGGAAAGTCCTAAACCTAAGGCTCCATTCTGTGCCACATGATGTTGCTGAAAATTAACCATGCCAGTTTGATACCTGTGTGCAATTTACATTAATTGAGGTTAGTTCTGAGTACtaaaaaaatgacacttttcaGCACTAGAACTTTGTCATTCCTTATCCATCATCCCAGAATTCCTCTTTTGGGTTTTGGATTGCCATTGCAAAAATCATACCAACTTACTGGTGTTGTTTAACTCCCTCTATGTCTCACAATGCCTTCCCAAAGTGCCCATGTCAATATTGTTCAAGGGTAGTAATTTGGACCTTTCTGGATTCCACAATGCCTCCTccaaaattgttccactttagtAATGCCCTTCCCAGATAATTCTAGCGCCAAAAATACCTATTTTGAATGCATACTTTGTTAGATGATACCTCCCCTATTTCATTCCACGTCCTGAAATATACAGTGGGCCTGACAGTACAGTCCTTGCACACCCACATCTCCAACTGAGGTTAATGGGAGCTTGGGGTGCACAAGGAAGGTAGGACTGGCTTAAACATAAGTGAGAATGGATCAACAAATGCTTTCTTGAGGACAGCCTGGGTCCTGAAGTGTTTATTCTAAATCCCAGAATGCCTACTATGGATCTTAAAGGTTATTTCAAATGCACATGGGTGAAAGCTGTAATTAAGGAAAAAACACAGCTCCAATAATAGCACATTTAAAAGTTAGCAATTCTTAGTCCTCATCACTGTAGCAGTTGAACATCTTATTACTGCTACAGTCCCTTCAGTTACTCAGAATTACATCAATACTGACAAAGTGCATGTATTTATCACGGATTCTGAATGCTGAAGTAACCagtaaagaaaatataaaatacattgttATTTCTTGAGGGCATCAGTAGAGCagactgggttttaaaaaaaaaaaaaaaaaaaaaagattataaaaTTTTACTTCACAGTCCTTTTCCAGATCACAGATATTCATAATTAAAAGAATATGGAATTAATGTAACATTAGATGGTTAGCCATCAgcatcacacagacacacacacaaaaaccaataAAATGAGATGCAGAATTCACTTTTCCAATGATTGTCATCGAACTACTACATTAGTAAACATTCACAGTATGAAGTCTCTTTCAATATAGCTCCAGCATAAAAAGTAGTGCAAAAAAGCATTCCAGTCACTTTGCCACTGCATTCAGACCATGTTAAATGATTATCTTACTTCATTTTGTCCATGTATTAGACAACAAATGCTGCAATGCCTCCAAGGAgagttataaaaataaacaatttctgGAGGTCAGCAGCCTTTTCAAAGttattttccaatttaaaataaGCATTAGATATTTCAAGATAAAATTTAGACCtatgttctgtgggaaatttttgGTTTTTACAATAATTTTTACTGCTTTGAAGAGCACAACTATGAAATCCAATGATTTATGGTAACAGCTATTAAAGCACTGATAAATGGATAATGACTGCTGAACTTCATTGTTTCTTACATAGTAAATACCTCTGAATGCCAACTTTTACCACTGAGATCTTATTAGTGATGTCAACAGTTCACACACCCTATTTAAAACTGTCTTGGTTTTAATGATTTCTTCCCCTCATGTGCAAAACGCTTGCattctaataaaaatataaagtttgAAATTACATCAGCTCAAACCACCTCTTCCACAAGGTATATAATTTACTTGATATGTAATACAAGTTTAGCAAcactattttttatttgtatttaaccAATAAAGTGCATACTATTGTATGCTTGAGACTTTTGTttgcatatttcatttttatcaCTGCACTCTTTAATGCATAAATATATTTGGAAACTTTCAATATTACACATCAGTTTCCACAGATTTTGAATTTACACAGTTTTTCTTCTCTGTCTCACTGTCATTCCCTGTGTcctgacattttttttcctttacacaAAGAGACTCTTTAACTCCTTCTTCCATCTCCAAATACTCTGATTTACCCTCTGTGGAAGAAGATGACGAGCTTCTAAATTTCTTCAGTAAATTTGTTGGGAGGTATGGACAACTGACTGCATTTTGCGTCAGTTGTGTTTGTTCTTCATTCTCAGTCTCTCTGTGATAGAAATAGTTAAAATTGGAGACAATCACTGGCACTGGTAAAGCAATGGTTAACACACCCGCGATGGCACACAGGGACCCGACTATTTTCCCACCCACAGTTATGGGTTTCATGTCCCCATAACCAACTGTGGTCATGGTCACTACAGCCCACCAAAAGGCATCTGGGATGCTTTGAAAATGAGTGGAAGGTTCATCAGCTTCTGCAAAGTAAACAgcactggaaaacaaaatgactccaataaaaagaaagaagatgAGGAGCCCCAGCTCCCTCATGCTGGCTCTGAGCGTATGACCTAGGATCTGCAAACCCTTAGAGTGTCTGGAGAGCTTGAAGATGCGAAACACCCTGACCAGACGGATGATCCTCAGGATAGCAAAAGACATGGCCTGTTGACCATTACTGCCCTGCTGCTGGGCCAGCTCAGTGCCCAGGGTGATGAAGTAAGGCAAGATGGAGACAATGTCTATGATGTTCATGATGTTCTTGATGAAGACCGCTTTGCTGGGGCAGGCAAACCATCTCACTGTAAACTCAAAGGAGAACCAGATGATGCAGACTGTCTCCACAATGAAAAATGGGTCATTGAAGATAGTGTGCCCCCCACCATCCAGGTGCAGAGTCTCATTGAAAAGCCCCTTCTCCAAGCCCAGGGACAATATGAGCTCCTTGTTGTCTCTGAATTCTGGCAAAGTCTCCAGACAGAAGATGACGATGGAGATCAAAATGACCAAGACAGAGACAATGGCAATGCCCCTGGCTGCACTGGAACTCTCTGGGTACTCAAACAGCAGCCAGATCTGCTTCTTGAACTCATTGTCGGGCAAAGCCTTATCCTCTTCTTCTTTGACGAACCCTTCATCCTCCCTGAACTTAAGCATGGCCTCCTCCCCAAGCTGATAGAATTTCACTTCCTCAGTGAAGATATCAAAGGGCACGTTGACTGGCCTCTTCAGACGGCCCCCAGACTGGTAGTAGTACAGGATGGCATCAAAGCTGGGCCGGTTCCTATCGAAGAAGTACTCATTCCTGAGTGGATCAAAGTACCTGCCCCGCTTCGCCGGATCACCCAGCAATGTCTCGGGGAACTGAGCCAAGGTCTTCAGCTGAGTCTCAAACCGCAGTCCTGacacattgatcactacccgttcgCAGCACTCATACTCGCTGTAGCGTACTGCGCTGTAGCCCCCAGGGCCGCCACCACCACCGTCATCAGGTGGTTGGTCCAAATACGAAAACTCATCCACATCATCCTCATCACTGTAGAAGAACTTTccttcctcctcatcctcttcatcctccccctcatcctcctcttcctcctcactcaAGTCCTTCAGTAT harbors:
- the KCNA4 gene encoding potassium voltage-gated channel subfamily A member 4 — translated: MEVAMVSADSSGCNSHMPYGYAVQARARERERLAHSRAAAAAAVAAATAAVEGGASLGGGSYHHYHQVQSGGASSSHNGNGSHSSLLQRQNSRRRKRGRKRSHYLGSRDCGASFPCSELLPLSGSEEKILKDLSEEEEEDEGEDEEDEEEGKFFYSDEDDVDEFSYLDQPPDDGGGGGPGGYSAVRYSEYECCERVVINVSGLRFETQLKTLAQFPETLLGDPAKRGRYFDPLRNEYFFDRNRPSFDAILYYYQSGGRLKRPVNVPFDIFTEEVKFYQLGEEAMLKFREDEGFVKEEEDKALPDNEFKKQIWLLFEYPESSSAARGIAIVSVLVILISIVIFCLETLPEFRDNKELILSLGLEKGLFNETLHLDGGGHTIFNDPFFIVETVCIIWFSFEFTVRWFACPSKAVFIKNIMNIIDIVSILPYFITLGTELAQQQGSNGQQAMSFAILRIIRLVRVFRIFKLSRHSKGLQILGHTLRASMRELGLLIFFLFIGVILFSSAVYFAEADEPSTHFQSIPDAFWWAVVTMTTVGYGDMKPITVGGKIVGSLCAIAGVLTIALPVPVIVSNFNYFYHRETENEEQTQLTQNAVSCPYLPTNLLKKFRSSSSSSTEGKSEYLEMEEGVKESLCVKEKKCQDTGNDSETEKKNCVNSKSVETDV